The stretch of DNA GGAGCATCCAATCCCTCTCTGAGGAAACGATCAGAGTGGTCAATACTGATGCTGAAATGATAGCTGCTTTGAAAGAATGGAACACGATCAAACGAACTCGAGAAATCGGTGCTGAACTATTAGATATGTCGAATGGAAAGCCTACCAGTGCTACCAAGAACGAGCATACGAGTACGAAACTTTGAAATCATTGCAACAAGTTGATCGATGTAAATTGGAAttagaagaaagaagagtaTTAAAAATTCCTGCTAGTTCATCGTTTGCAGTtctctttttaattgtatagTGGAAATCGAGTTATAAGACTATCAACGATATCGTATAAAATCGTAATGAATATTAACGTGTTATTTATgatgtgtgtgtgtatatatatatttatatatataatatttgtatttgaaTTGTATGATAATTCGTACGTTTTTGTAACTTTTTATAAAGATATACGAATCGATCAGCAATGATATAGTTCATAAGAAATTacttgcttttttttttttctatttcaaaaaGACTATTGACACGTGCATTTCTTAATAGAGATGAAAGAATAATACTGTGGTTATAAATGCATATCAGAATATGTTGAGGGATTATAgtataatgtatatatatatatatataacatcTACCAATTACGGCAAGTTTAcgttttattttgtaaaaactTGTAAGTCCTCGAAAAATAAACTATATGATATTTCTTAACAATATAagtaatatttaaacaaaaataaatcgtTACGCTCGAATATATACgttatataaaaattctttgcctctaaatgaaacataaacaaataaaaggaagaaaattgaaCAAATGTAAAGAAAATCATGTTATCGACGTTAAGTCATAAAAATCAAATGATTCGACGCTATGAATTGCTTATACTTAACAcgcaacatttttttttttctcgtttcaataattttttaaagaaaaggaaaaacgaaaggaaaatttTCGTAACGCGAACTAAATGCTAAGTGGTCGTAATACTTTCGATCATAGGAACTTAAAAAAGTGTTCTCTCGAGAATTTTTGCACTTAAATATCGTGCGTTGCCGTTTCGCGTTTCTTAAGCATCGCGAAACACCTCGGAACGAGTACTCGAGTATTCGTTATTCAAAAAGTACATAGAATCCAAGTAACGAGTAACATCGATCTCTATAGCAATGTGGATATAAATGCCTGAAGAAAATCTAGAAAATAGATTCGCTACTTTCACACTGTTATGATAGGAAACCAGAAAAAGctaattgtaataatatttccgacgaatggcagtatcgtatcaattttcttttacatcTTTTTCAACTTTAGAAACTATCTCTAGTAATGCGAAACATCTAACACGATGTACATGATATTTTTGTGTGtatctatatatataagtAGATTCTAGATTAATTAAACAGAAAGAAAACTAAATACATGAATTAATTCTGCAATATACGTACATATATAAAGATTAAAGATGATGATACGAACAGATGAATAATTGTAAGTGTAACGGTTTTTGTACCACTGAATTGCAATGATCTATAAAAAACAACAAATATAGATGTAGTTTCGTCGCTATTTTACGcttactgatccatcgttttCCGTATACCACGACCTATGGTTACCCTGGATGTAAGTTCTTTCGGTGACGCGTTCTGGTAAGAGGTGTTCCTTTGAAATTGCGGAACGTAATGTTGAGTGTTTACCGAATGGATATTGTAAGCAACGGGTTTCACATCCGATCGCATGGATGAGTTCTGTACGTTATCACTCTTGCGGGAGTAATTAACTCCGTAATACATACACTCCCTTGGCGATACCATCGGTGGTATACACTCCGAATCGTTTTTCGATACGTCATCCTTTCTATTGTTTAAGTCCTGATTGTTTTGGTATGCTGAACATGTATCTGGCATTCTCTGATAATTAGCGGTAGTTAGGGCATGCGGTGCATACTTCTGACTCATATGTACGTGCATGTTAGATGGACAATTTCTTGCCATCGAATCCATCGCGATTCCATAGGAGAATGGTAACATCAGTTGCTGACCATCTGGTGAACAATTTTGGTAATCGTTTGGCACCGGAGCTCGATACTGATTAGCCCTCATGTGAGCATCCATCTGGTTATCTTTCATTCTGACGTTGTTCGACTTGCACCCCTGCATGTTTCCTACGTAATTGTCGAGTTTCACAGGCACAGAGAAATTTGGAGGATTCTCAATCTGCTGGACTGGCTGAAAATGTTTGTACGTGTTGTTGTGTACAGACGTTGTAACGGGACAATTAACAGAATCTACTAAATTATTTGATGATAATACTTGATTAGGATACGTGTTACAATTAGCATATGTAGGATTTTGAAACAAAGGCGGTGGGTACTGTAGTAACGGATTCCAGCTCTGCATACACATCGGTGGAACGTAGAACATTGGTTGCTGCAGGTAGCCAGTTTGTTGCATGTTGTTGAAATCCGTGCTGCACACGTGTCTGGAGTTTTGTATCGGCATGTTCATAGGAGGAGGTGAGTTCATCACATTTCCAAAAAGAAACATATCTGGAAACGGTAAATTCCATTGATTATGTTGAGTAGTTATAGGATGATTATGAAAACCAGGCGGTGGTAAAACAGATGTTTGAGTATTATGCATCAGAACGTTGGAAGTATCGTTATGTGAAACGTTCTGACTTTCTACGTTATAAGAAGAGGTACTTGAAATTAACGCATTCTGAGAAATGATTGTACTGTCGGCCGTTTTCCTTGGTACATTTTGCGTATTATTATACTGACTTAAATACATAGCAGGCATACTTTGATAAGGTATACTATTTCCCATTGCAATTGTTGCAGCGCTACCATTGTTCTGTGGCAATACATTCTGTGGAGACATATGCGAAGTTTGTTCAGGTTTTTGTTGCACTACGTCTAGCAGATGTAAATCTCTTTCGGTAGGTTGTATGTTGATATTTGTATTACTATATTGAGCATTATTATTATCGAAATAACTCTTATTTTGTACGCTTTCATGATTTTCCATTTGTTGAGCATTACTCGTGTTAGATGTATCTTGTAAATTGGAATAAAACGAATTAATTGGATTTATCTTATTTTGATGAATCGGATTATCGGAATGCGATGGTGTTGACCGATGCGTCACGTTAATCTCTTGAACGTTATCTGAGAATTTAACTGATTTGGTATCTGAATTACTAGTACTTGTTttattattgctattattattactagtATCTTCTTGTTCAGTCTTCACGAATTGTACTTCTGTTTTATTACAAGAGACTTGAGAAACTTGTAATTCTTGTGACACATTTACAGTCGCGGAATCTTTGGTATTGTTTGAACAagaatttaatgattttacaGACTGTACATTATTTAGAGTAAGTGAATCTATTGTATCAGTCTTGTTTGTATTACTAGCACCGTTACTTGTCTTATGCGGATGTACAGATACTTTCGAGCCTTCAGATTCACAATGTACTTTAGCTACCGTGCTAATCGGTTTCACTTTATAATCCTTTGATGAATTGTTATCGGTAACATTCTTTTTGTGATCCTCTGGTTTTGCTTGTCCACTTAAATCTTTTAAGAATGCCGGGACAGCAGACGAAGAACGTCTGTAAATATTAGAATCCCTCTTGAATTTCTGACTATGCGTTTGATCATCTTTGACATTCCTTTCAACAGTATGTTTTGTGTTACTTAAATTTTGGTAATTTCGTTTACATGGTACAGAACTCGACTTTGCAGAGCTTCTTTCACTTGTACTGCAGTCTGGAACAATTGGACTTTTAATACTCTTTCCCAAAATATTGTGGGTCGAGTGCGTATCGCtaatttgtttattcattACGCTTTGTTGATTTTCACATCTCTTTTTAGACGAATTCTCAGTTGAAGTAGACGCGGTGGTATTAAAGCCGGATGTACTTTTAATAGAGGTAGCTTCATCCGGTTTGTTTACATTCTTTACATATCGTTGCTGTGTCTTTATTAATGGTTTAGTTCTGTTATATTGAACATTATACGACTGAGTACGCGTCACTTGAACTTTATGACACCTTTTTGTATCATCTAGTTCACTGGCTTTTTTATCTGATTCATTTCTAGATACTTTTAATTTCGTAGTAATACATTTAGTTTTGTCATCAGATCCTTCTACGAAGGATTTGCTACTATTACCACTATCATTAAATGTAGAAAAATGTGGTTTAAAAACTTGTTGCTCCTTCGTTCGTGTTCCTTTTCCAATAATCAACTGTTTATTATATCCATTaactttattactatatttatcAATAAACTTAGGACTTATTGCAACAGATATCTTTTTCGACTCTGCAGTAGAAGTTgatgttttattttcatcattaCATAAATCCAGCAAATCATCCTTAGATTTAGAACCCTGTTTCGAAATATTAGAAGGTTCTTTTAAAGAATTGCCTGTAATAGAAAACCATTTACTAAAATTTATGTTCAGTAATGTTAAAATTAAGTTGAAAGATTTCATTCTCACCTGGTTGCTTTTTAATCTTCTGCTCATTCAACTTTTTGGTATTAATTTTTGTCGTCTTTTGTACATTCTTCTTTGTTTCCGGTGCTGATTGACTCTTAGATTTCgcattattgttattattatcatGACACTGTTTTGGACTTGCTTGATTATCTATGTCATTATCTGACTTGGGCAAGTTAGAGATATGATCGACAGCATCCCTAATTAATTACATACgtgtgaaattttaaaaatacacgATACAATAGCTGTAAGTTAAATGAATCTGTTACCAACCACTCATTATCAGCTTCATTATGAGAGTCGTTTGGTTTATTCCCTTCCTCTTCGTTAAGCCTAAATTGATCTAATTGAACTGTAACAATACTCTCCGCCAAAGTCATATTTATCCTCTCCTGCTCACCCAGTCTTTGCACAACCAAAGACTGAGAATTTGGAAACAACGAACTAGGTACATTAACATCTTTGTTCCAAACAGTCTCCATCTCCTCTTGAACTAAATCAATAACCTTTAATGATGAATGTAATTTTTCCTTGTTTGTAATACTGTTATCTTCATTTAAGTTTTTAGttgaaatgtttttaatttgatCTATTTCAGGACTAGTTGAAACAATGTTAACTGAAGCAACCTCAATTctttcttctgcttcttcatttatattactttcaACTGTATTATCTGTTAATTCTATAGCATCTGGAAGTGTTTTGGTGCTATAATATAAAGATGAACACCAAACGTTAACAAAGATATTTAGAATAATCATGTCCTAACATTTTACTTTCTTTGTACACTGAATACCCTATTACCCAATAATATACTTTTGTTCATAACATTACAATTCTTATTCTATTAGTAGAGACATTACAATAGTTGTTAACAATACAAACGTATCTTACAATAAAAGACTATTAATAActaagataaaataatacaaaaatacaaagaattaaatgaaataaactaaaatgtacgaaatgaatttaaacatacAGGCCTGATAactgagaatttttttttagcCATTGCATATTGTGTATCTTGCCGATTATGGCCATCTGCCTGATATCAGATGCTTTTCGTAAATCTTTATCACTGTTTTCCATTTTACCtggcagaaattaatttataaaaactaAATATAATTCCTTACAGAAAATAATAGCTTAAcgttattttacataaaattcaGACCAAAGACTACAAGCTTATCGAATTTCAAACGAtttgaaaataacaaataCAATGTTTACATTCATTACAGTAAATTACAACAAAATCACCCAATATAACATAACGAAATAACGTAACGACATTATTTTCGTGATCGCTTAAATGCTATTTTGTATCAAAGCTATGAAGTTATTTAATGGACGAAACAAGAAGAACATAGTAAAAATAATGGACCCAATCCTAGGaatgttttaaatttaatttgtatgTAATTAATACAAAGATCAAAAACAATTATCGTACATTTACGACGCAATTGATACCGAATGGATACGGTCATTATTGTAGATTCTCCAATTCAAAACTACTCtcatattaatttataagaaTGATAAACTATCTAATTACCGTATATTTAATTCTCTGATGATAATCGAAATATTAAAGCAGAATATTTTGCAGGAGAAAAACTGTCTTCCATTTGATATACGAAGATTAGAAAGAATATCCAACCACCGTACAGGACGCCATAATACTGATATATGATACTGATACATGGGAGGATGCGCAAATGCaaacaaaaggaaaattttcaaacctaattaaaaaaacataattttcaCATAACCTTTCCATTTTATTATGTAGTTCTATAAATGACAATTCTATAATTCGtaattattgattatattatGCCAATAAGTATTGCTTAGAGCAGAAGTACGTTTCTGAAATTCAAATAACGCACCCTTCAAAGGACATTTTAAAACAGTGAAAATTGATTGGTTGTCATTCGACAAAGTAGCAAACCAAACTTGTTCGTTCTAAATTACCGACTGCAGTGTACGAATGCAGTCCCTCTGTTGACAAGAACGCAAACTGTACTTTCCCTGGAAAACCATCTCGTATAAAGTGCCGATTCCTACGTTCAGTTTATGGTGAGATCGTGTTCGGCGCGTGGTATTGGTTGTACATTTCTTTCTCGCGGATGGATTAAGTTGTGCGTGTCGTCAGCTTTCATTCATAATTTTGTATAGtaaagttataaaaaaaaaaatatgataggAAGTTGACGAGTAATTTGAGAAAGGTTATGCTTGCTCACAAATGTAATCGATAACTTTTCTACAGAGAATGACCTATATGAATGATACTTTTTTCACGATAATCAGCCGTATGTCCTACGATGGTGCATAATTGAAGAGATATGTATGTCATCTTCTATATCATAAAATCTTTATGTAGTTCTTATGGAATGAGTGTTAAAATCGAACTATGGTAATTCAAGCTATTCATTACGTGAAAACatatgtaaaatttttattcgtgTGACCGTGTAACActtttttaatgtatatacGATAATTGTCAATGGAAAGGGTCAAGTAGCCGTATCCCTTTAATAAAGCACGTTGTCCTCGTTAATAAATAGCGTTTGACGAATGCTGAGAAATACATACTATATTCGAACAGCCGAAATGCTCAATGATtcgtaaaataataaaaaaagcgCAATCGATTGTTACTGCCTTAAGCAccgttaaaaattataattaaaatgagataaaaataatgaatgcaCAGCCAGTGTGCGTAGCGTCATTATATTGAAAGAGAGTTAGAAATATTATAGaaactgaaaatgaaaaaattcgtATTAAATGGAAGATATAtgtatttctaaaattatcaGCGTGTTCGATTCGTAATTCCTTTGAcgcttgttttttttttctttttaatcagAACAGACTTTTTATATAGAAAACGATAAATGTGTTTTCGTCCAGAATTTGtattatcatattttattgaatCGGTGAAACATTAAGATTATTCATATATATGCTTACTCCACGTTTATTATCCCGCAAAAAGTATGAAGGCTAGCCGTAACTTTTCCTCCACAAATGTGAGACCAATTTTGCATTCTGTCGGGGTATATAAGTAGCCGAAAGGCCTTCGGCGCCTTTCAGTTCTTTGTTATATCGTGAAATGTGAGCattgaaaatttagaattaGGTATCGTTTCCTCTTTATTCATGTTATCATCGTGACACGTGATAACACGGTGACCAACTGAAATACAAAAGTTTGCGTGGGAAGCTGTGTTTCGGTGAAAGTTATAACTTTCACaggtaaaatatatttcacgGTTTCTACAAAAGCAAATGTCTAAAGGCTTATCATTCCATGACTCGCACGACATGAACGAGTATTATCACATTTAGTTTTTAAACGATTACAATTCTTATATCATTTCGAACGCAAAGGTACTCTGCATCGATAGCTTAGTTTCTATAAGTTCTATATGTTTTTCAAGGGTACATTATTTATAATGGGGCACGAAATTGACGGTAGAAAATGGCAACTGAAAGGCGGTCAGTTAAGTAAATTTATTAGAAAACGAATACCGATCGTGGAATGGTTGCCAAAATATAATTccgaaaaatttttaaacgatatGATTGCCGGCGTTACCGTCGGACTTACCGTTATGCCTCAAGGACTAGCTTATGCAACGTTAGCTGGATTAGCACCACAGGTGAATCATTTTTGACTAAATAATTTCGTATAAACTTGTAAATACTGATTTCTAAAAcagtaatatattttttacagTATGGCCTTTACTCTGCATTTATGGGTGCTATGGTGTACATTGTATTTGGTTCATGCAAAGATATTACAATTGGGCCAACTGCACTGATGGCACTGATGACTCATGAATATGTACAGGGTAGAAATGCAGATTTTGCAATATTGTTAGCATTTTTATGCGGTTGCTTGCAACTTTTGATGGCTTTCCTTCGTTTAGGTATCATATCATGCTTCAGTTGAAATATTAAACAGTACAACTTATGCTCATAGCATGAATATTTAAGTTACAAAATCATTTTGCAGGTGTACTTATAGATTTTATATCAATCCCAGTCACAGTTGGTTTTACCTCTGCAACATCTGTTATAATTGTGGTTTCTCAGCTAAAAGGGCTTTTAGGATTAAAGATCTCCTCTCAAGGATTTTTAGACACCTTAACAAAGGTGATACAAAACATTGACAAAACTAGTTTATGGGATACTGGGATGAGCTTCTCTTGCATTATTGTTTTGTTGCTGTTTAGGGTAATATAAAAATGCTTATCAGTTACAATTTATTCCTCTAATTATAGAAGTAAAGCATGTTTTTTTCcattatttagaaaatgaaagatatAAAGTTGGGTTTGAGTAATGAAAAGCCAGATAAACATCAGAAGATATTAACAAAAGTGATATGGTTGATATCAACAGCTAGAAATGCTCTTGTTGTTATTGTCTGTTCAGCTATAGCCTACATGTTCAACTCTGCAGACTCTGGTTCTCAATTTGTCCTTACCGGTCCTGTGAGATCTGGTCTTCCACCATTTGGTTTACCTCCTTTCTCCACACATGTTAAGAACGAGACACTTGGTTTCATTGAAATGTGCTCAGAATTAGGTGCATCCATAGCATTGGTACCTGTAATCGGGGTCCTTGGGAATGTAGCAATTGCTAAAGCCTTTGCAAATGGTGGTAAAGTAGACGCCACCCAAGAATTAATCACTCTAGGTATTTGTAATCTTCTCGGATCCTGTGCAAGTGCAATGCCAGTTACAGGTTCGTTTAGTAGATCTGCAGTGAATCATGCAAGTGGTGTAAAAACACCAATGGGTGGTTTGTACACAGGATTATTGATTATTCTGGCTTTAAGTCTACTGACACCATATTTCTACTTTATACCAAAGGGTAACGCACTTgccatttaattaattcgttcATAATTTGGATATTAATATACTTGAACAGATATCATTTTTCTAGCTTCTCTGTCAGCAGTCATTATCTGTGCAGTAATATATATGATTGAATACGAAGTTGTAAAGCACATATGGAAAAGTAGCAAAAAAGATTTAATCCCAATGTTTGTCACATTTTTATTCTGTTTGATCATTGGAGTGGAGTATGGAATCTTGTTAGGTGTAGGAACAAATCTTGTATTCTTGTTATATCCCTCTGCACGTCCTACGGTACACGTTGATAAATATACAGTGAGTATCGATTAAACTcgtaattgtttatttctagATAAACACGAATTTTCTGTGTTGTAGACTAACTCCGGAGCTGATTATCTGATGGTAACACCCGGGAACAGTCTCTATTTCCCTGctgtagattttattaaaaaatcagTTGGAAATGTTGCCATAAAGCAAGGCTTCAGTCAACTTCCAGTTGTGGTTGACTGTAGATATGTCCTCGGAGCTGATTTTACCGCTGCTaaagtaaatatatatatatatgaataacagaaaaataattggTACACGCGATAGTAATATCATTTCTTCCACTACAGGGAATAGCAATGTTGATAAATGAATTTAACGCTCGAAAGCAGGGTTTGTACTTTTATAATCCGCGATCGGATGTTATTGCTGTGCTTAAAGGAGCTTGTGGGGAAGAATTTCAATACATATCTACCGAAGATGAACTTTCTTACTTGTTATCAACTTATCAAGGTCAGAATTTGAATCAAAAATATTGGATTAGAAATGGATTATTAAATGATCATTCATATACcgtcattttattttgtttatagaTAAGTCATCGCAACAGCTTTTGGAGATAACGCGCGATAAATCTCACGAACCTTTGATGTTAAATAATCTCGAAGTTATTCATCGTACCGGACGTTCATGCCAAGAGTTGAATGAAGTCACGACCACACTGTTGCATGCTACAGCTAGttagaataataatatgtattttGTTGGATTTCGAAagttttatttcactcctttTATAAAGCTTTAAACTTATAACTTTGCGTTaagaattatttatgaattttttcgTTGATCATACATTCTATCTCTGCATTTCATTTAGCCGTTGACcctatgaaataattttcagtattattaaattataattaagaaaatgatAACATATTGTACATTATCAATTGAGAATgtaaatacatatatgtatgtataaatgtttgtatacataaatgaaatatattgtatttcttattttcttacGTTTGTTGTACCAatgacaaataaaaaaaaatgttatggaattatatattttcatttttacccTGAAAAAGAGAACGATGCAAGATTAAGgacaacaattttattaaatttcaaagataCAATTGTATTTCAACGTGAGTAAATCGAATGTGATAAgttaaaaaatactttttcgTTTCTGTTATCTATTAGCTTTTGCATATTTTAGTAGTATTATGTACACAAGTGTATGTACACAAATGTGTGCGCA from Osmia bicornis bicornis chromosome 10, iOsmBic2.1, whole genome shotgun sequence encodes:
- the LOC114874341 gene encoding sodium-independent sulfate anion transporter; amino-acid sequence: MGHEIDGRKWQLKGGQLSKFIRKRIPIVEWLPKYNSEKFLNDMIAGVTVGLTVMPQGLAYATLAGLAPQYGLYSAFMGAMVYIVFGSCKDITIGPTALMALMTHEYVQGRNADFAILLAFLCGCLQLLMAFLRLGVLIDFISIPVTVGFTSATSVIIVVSQLKGLLGLKISSQGFLDTLTKVIQNIDKTSLWDTGMSFSCIIVLLLFRKMKDIKLGLSNEKPDKHQKILTKVIWLISTARNALVVIVCSAIAYMFNSADSGSQFVLTGPVRSGLPPFGLPPFSTHVKNETLGFIEMCSELGASIALVPVIGVLGNVAIAKAFANGGKVDATQELITLGICNLLGSCASAMPVTGSFSRSAVNHASGVKTPMGGLYTGLLIILALSLLTPYFYFIPKASLSAVIICAVIYMIEYEVVKHIWKSSKKDLIPMFVTFLFCLIIGVEYGILLGVGTNLVFLLYPSARPTVHVDKYTTNSGADYLMVTPGNSLYFPAVDFIKKSVGNVAIKQGFSQLPVVVDCRYVLGADFTAAKGIAMLINEFNARKQGLYFYNPRSDVIAVLKGACGEEFQYISTEDELSYLLSTYQDKSSQQLLEITRDKSHEPLMLNNLEVIHRTGRSCQELNEVTTTLLHATAS